A genomic region of Barnesiella viscericola DSM 18177 contains the following coding sequences:
- a CDS encoding glycogen/starch synthase has translation MEKQLIPDYIFEVSWEVCNKVGGIYTVLSTKAKTLQKQYKDKVIFIGPDVWGDKPSPYFTRSKTLLKEWQHEACLPQNMKVKVGRWNVPGRPIVILVDFKPLYAYKNDLYGEMWNRYGVNSLPAYGDYDESCAFAYASALVIESFYKFIHGEKYKVVAHFDEWMTGMGLLHIKYTLPQVATLFTTHATSIGRSIAGNGKPLYDYLAGYNGDQMAEELNIVSKHSLEKTAAIEADCFTTVSKITAKECTQLLDRKPDVVTPNGFERNFVPSGEAYEERRKTARQRLFDITEALTGERPNKNAFLVATSGRYEYKNKGIDLFVDAIKRVAKSLDRGREIVAFVLVPAWVDAPRTDLQERLKQPAHATTPLPEPFITHTLHNFDQDNVVNQIHYLQLDNQPGSQVKIVFIPSYLTGDDGIVNLSYYDLLIGLDATAFPSYYEPWGYTPLESIAFGVPTITTDLSGFGQWINSRQEQGMRKSGVKVLHRSDFNFVEVSEELADTILALSHCGKAQREKIAQAATAVSLEAEWKNFIEYYSQAFHLALEKASQRKPKENNDLEY, from the coding sequence ATGGAAAAACAACTCATACCTGATTATATTTTTGAAGTAAGTTGGGAGGTTTGCAACAAGGTAGGCGGCATATACACCGTGCTATCGACCAAAGCAAAGACTCTGCAAAAACAATATAAGGATAAAGTCATCTTTATAGGCCCCGATGTCTGGGGCGATAAACCCTCACCCTATTTCACCCGGTCCAAAACGCTTTTGAAGGAGTGGCAGCACGAGGCTTGCCTGCCTCAAAACATGAAAGTCAAGGTGGGACGCTGGAATGTACCGGGCCGCCCCATCGTGATATTGGTCGATTTCAAACCGCTCTATGCCTACAAGAACGACTTGTATGGCGAGATGTGGAACCGCTACGGGGTAAACTCGCTGCCGGCTTACGGCGACTATGACGAGTCGTGTGCCTTTGCCTACGCATCGGCCCTGGTCATCGAGAGTTTCTACAAATTCATTCACGGCGAGAAATACAAGGTAGTGGCCCACTTCGACGAGTGGATGACCGGCATGGGACTGCTGCACATCAAATATACGCTGCCTCAGGTGGCCACCCTGTTCACGACACACGCCACCTCGATAGGCCGGTCGATTGCCGGGAACGGGAAACCACTGTATGACTACCTGGCCGGGTATAATGGCGACCAGATGGCCGAAGAGCTGAACATCGTATCGAAACACTCGCTGGAAAAGACGGCGGCTATCGAGGCCGACTGCTTTACGACGGTGAGCAAAATCACGGCCAAAGAGTGCACGCAACTGCTCGACCGCAAGCCCGACGTGGTAACTCCCAATGGATTTGAACGGAATTTTGTCCCCTCGGGCGAGGCGTATGAGGAGCGCCGCAAGACGGCCCGCCAACGGCTCTTCGACATTACCGAAGCGCTCACGGGCGAACGGCCCAACAAAAACGCCTTCCTGGTTGCCACCTCGGGACGATATGAATACAAGAACAAGGGTATCGACCTCTTTGTCGATGCCATCAAGCGAGTAGCCAAAAGTCTCGACAGGGGTCGGGAAATCGTGGCCTTCGTATTGGTACCCGCCTGGGTCGATGCTCCCCGCACCGACTTGCAGGAACGATTGAAACAACCGGCTCATGCGACAACACCCCTGCCCGAGCCGTTTATCACCCACACACTCCACAACTTCGACCAGGACAATGTGGTGAATCAGATACACTATCTGCAACTCGACAACCAACCCGGGAGTCAGGTAAAAATTGTATTCATTCCCTCGTATCTCACGGGCGACGACGGTATCGTAAACCTGTCGTACTACGACCTGCTCATCGGTCTCGACGCCACCGCCTTCCCCTCATATTACGAACCATGGGGCTACACTCCGCTCGAAAGCATTGCCTTCGGGGTACCCACCATCACCACCGACCTCTCGGGATTCGGCCAATGGATAAACTCCCGTCAGGAGCAAGGTATGAGAAAATCGGGTGTGAAGGTGCTGCATCGCAGCGACTTTAACTTTGTGGAGGTATCGGAAGAGTTGGCCGACACCATTCTCGCCCTGAGTCACTGTGGCAAAGCTCAACGCGAAAAAATAGCACAAGCCGCCACTGCCGTTTCGCTCGAAGCCGAATGGAAAAACTTCATCGAATATTACTCGCAGGCCTTCCATCTGGCACTGGAAAAGGCCTCGCAACGTAAACCCAAAGAAAACAACGACTTGGAATACTAA